One genomic segment of Virgibacillus doumboii includes these proteins:
- a CDS encoding acetyl-CoA C-acetyltransferase: protein MRKTVIVSGARTPFGKFGGALKPFTASQLGGKAIREALNRAGLDEKEIDEVIMGTVLQGGQGQIPSRQAAREAGIPWEVKTETINKVCASGLRSVTLADQLIRVGDEDVIVAGGMESMSNAPYYLPDARWGNRMGDKRVVDMMVHDGLTCSFNNVHMGNYGNGTADEFNVSREEQDEWAYRSHQRAVKAIEDGKFSEEIVSLEVPQRKGDPVVVDTDEAPRKDTSVETLAKLRPAFDKDGSITAGNAPGVNDGACAFVVMSDEKAEALGKTPMATVLGHAEVAVEAENFPQTPGLVINKLLEKTGYSKDDIDLFEINEAFAVVSLASGKIADIDPEKVNVNGGAVALGHPIGASGARIILTLIHELKRRGGGLGIAAICSGGGQGDAVLIEVPKQ, encoded by the coding sequence ATGAGAAAAACTGTTATTGTATCTGGAGCCAGAACACCGTTTGGTAAATTTGGAGGAGCACTGAAACCTTTTACCGCTTCACAGTTAGGCGGCAAGGCAATCCGCGAAGCATTAAATCGCGCAGGCCTTGATGAAAAAGAAATTGATGAAGTAATCATGGGGACTGTATTACAAGGTGGCCAGGGCCAGATTCCATCACGTCAGGCTGCTCGTGAAGCTGGCATTCCGTGGGAAGTTAAAACAGAAACGATTAATAAAGTCTGTGCCTCCGGTTTGCGCAGTGTAACCCTTGCAGATCAGCTGATTCGCGTTGGTGATGAAGACGTAATTGTTGCCGGCGGAATGGAAAGCATGAGCAATGCACCATATTATTTACCGGATGCACGCTGGGGCAATCGCATGGGTGACAAACGCGTTGTCGATATGATGGTCCATGATGGTCTGACATGCTCATTTAACAATGTGCACATGGGCAATTACGGAAATGGCACTGCCGACGAATTTAACGTATCACGGGAAGAGCAGGATGAATGGGCATACCGCAGCCATCAGCGGGCAGTGAAAGCAATCGAGGATGGGAAATTTTCCGAAGAAATCGTTTCACTTGAAGTGCCGCAGCGAAAAGGTGATCCGGTTGTCGTTGATACGGATGAGGCACCACGTAAAGATACCAGCGTAGAAACACTTGCAAAACTGCGCCCGGCTTTTGACAAAGATGGCTCAATTACAGCCGGCAACGCACCTGGTGTCAATGATGGCGCATGTGCATTTGTCGTAATGTCGGATGAAAAAGCAGAAGCACTGGGCAAAACGCCAATGGCAACCGTGCTGGGTCATGCGGAGGTTGCAGTCGAAGCAGAGAATTTCCCGCAAACACCAGGACTTGTTATTAACAAACTGCTTGAGAAAACAGGATATTCCAAAGATGATATTGACTTGTTCGAAATTAACGAAGCGTTTGCTGTCGTGTCACTTGCGAGCGGCAAAATAGCAGACATCGATCCGGAAAAAGTAAATGTGAACGGCGGTGCAGTCGCGCTTGGACACCCAATCGGAGCAAGCGGTGCCCGGATTATTTTGACATTAATCCATGAACTGAAACGACGCGGCGGCGGTCTCGGCATCGCAGCAATCTGCAGTGGCGGCGGCCAGGGTGACGCGGTGCTGATTGAAGTGCCAAAGCAATAA
- the argS gene encoding arginine--tRNA ligase, with product MNVLAQTEDTLKQEIAAAVLKAELAAEDELPSIILEKPKDKEHGDFASNIAMQLARIAKKAPRQIADDIVANIDQSKAAIEKVEIAGPGFINFFLKNDMLGKLIPSILEAGTEYGRTDAGQGEKIQVEFVSVNPTGDLHLGHARGAAFGDVLCNVLDMAGYQTEREYYVNDAGSQIDNLALSIEARYKEALGMDSRMPEDGYRGSDIIEIGKTLAAEYGDKWVQTDNTESIAFFKEYGLEFELDKLKKDLNDFGVYFDNWFSEQSLYEANKVEETVQKLKDDGYVYEQDGAVWFRSTAFGDDKDRVIIKQDGNYTYLTPDIAYHKNKLERGYDQIVNVWGGDHHGYIARMRAAIQALGYPAEKFNVKVIQMVRLFENGELVKMSKRTGKIVALRDLLDEVGVDAVRYFFIMRSNDTPFDFDMDLARSESNDNPVYYVQYAHARICTMLKQAAEKGIAVDENFDSGLLTAEKETDLLKKLGEFPQTVADAAEKQTPHKVTQYVYDLATLLHSFYNAEKVLNPDDPERTKARIALMKAVRITIANALGLLGVTAPEKM from the coding sequence ATGAACGTGTTGGCACAAACTGAAGATACATTAAAACAGGAAATTGCAGCGGCCGTTCTAAAGGCTGAACTTGCAGCCGAAGATGAACTGCCGTCAATTATTCTCGAAAAACCGAAAGACAAGGAACATGGTGATTTTGCCTCCAATATAGCGATGCAGCTTGCACGCATTGCTAAAAAAGCACCACGTCAAATTGCCGATGATATTGTGGCAAATATCGATCAGTCTAAAGCAGCGATTGAAAAAGTGGAAATTGCCGGACCGGGATTTATTAATTTTTTCCTGAAGAATGACATGCTCGGCAAGCTGATTCCATCCATTTTGGAAGCTGGTACCGAATACGGCCGAACAGACGCAGGTCAAGGTGAAAAAATTCAGGTGGAATTTGTTTCGGTAAACCCGACTGGTGATTTGCACCTTGGACATGCACGTGGAGCGGCATTCGGTGATGTGCTCTGCAACGTGCTCGATATGGCAGGTTATCAAACGGAACGGGAATATTACGTGAATGATGCGGGCAGTCAAATTGATAACCTGGCTTTGTCGATTGAGGCACGATACAAAGAGGCACTCGGCATGGACTCGAGAATGCCCGAGGATGGGTATCGCGGTTCCGATATTATTGAAATCGGAAAAACACTTGCTGCAGAATATGGTGACAAATGGGTGCAAACAGATAACACGGAAAGTATTGCATTTTTTAAAGAATACGGTCTGGAATTCGAGCTTGATAAATTAAAGAAAGACTTAAATGATTTCGGTGTTTATTTTGACAACTGGTTCTCGGAACAATCACTATATGAAGCAAATAAGGTGGAGGAAACGGTTCAGAAGTTAAAGGACGACGGTTATGTTTATGAACAGGATGGTGCAGTCTGGTTCCGCTCCACAGCATTCGGCGATGACAAGGACCGTGTAATTATAAAACAGGATGGAAATTACACCTATCTGACACCAGATATTGCCTACCATAAAAATAAATTGGAACGGGGATATGACCAGATTGTCAATGTATGGGGGGGTGACCATCACGGCTATATCGCCAGAATGCGGGCTGCTATCCAGGCTTTGGGGTATCCGGCTGAAAAATTTAATGTCAAAGTCATTCAAATGGTTCGCTTATTTGAAAATGGTGAATTAGTCAAAATGTCCAAACGCACCGGAAAAATTGTTGCATTGCGTGATTTGTTGGATGAAGTCGGTGTTGATGCGGTTCGTTATTTCTTCATTATGCGTTCAAATGATACACCATTTGATTTTGACATGGACTTGGCAAGGTCTGAATCAAATGATAACCCTGTTTATTATGTTCAGTATGCCCATGCACGGATTTGTACAATGCTGAAACAGGCTGCGGAAAAAGGGATTGCAGTTGACGAAAACTTTGATTCCGGGCTTTTGACAGCCGAAAAAGAAACAGATTTGCTGAAAAAACTTGGCGAGTTCCCGCAAACAGTTGCCGATGCGGCCGAAAAGCAGACACCGCATAAAGTTACCCAGTACGTATATGATCTCGCAACATTACTGCACAGCTTTTACAATGCCGAAAAAGTGTTGAATCCGGATGATCCGGAACGTACAAAAGCACGTATCGCATTAATGAAAGCAGTACGGATTACAATCGCAAACGCTCTGGGATTACTAGGCGTAACCGCACCGGAGAAAATGTAA
- a CDS encoding transglycosylase domain-containing protein, with protein MKKLFRMNKKWLFLAVPASGFLLVTLLLAGVYFVSFLLGPPKLVNDQNTIYYSINEKVIGEEQGSENRYWVDLEDISPQVIEATLAIEDQHFYDHNGFDFKRIAGAALSDLASLSLKEGASTLTQQYARNLYLSHEKTWTRKLKEAFYTVRLEMYYSKSEILEGYLNTIYYGHGAYGIEAASRYFFNKSADELSLAEASMLAAVPKGPSYYSPLNNRENAENRQERILRLMHDTGKITEHDMSLAIKENLAFTEQKERVKKAVAPYFQDTVLREAAEILKLDTELVRSGGYKIHTTLDVQLQNKLEKTAENVIDSESKIDIGAMAMNPDTGGIRALVGGRNYQKSQFNRATQAKRMPGSTFKAFLYYAALRNGYDANTMITSQPTTFKLEDGKVYKPSNFNGYYADKPITLAQALALSDNIYAVKTNIYIGSETLVDTARKFGFNGHLPAVPSLALGTASVTVENMVTGYGMLANGGHDIEGHTITKIVDRRGNVVYERDKEEGKQVLDPKTSFILTHLLTGMFDRSLDGYMSVTGSTIANQLSRTYAGKSGTTNTDSWMIGYSPSLVTGIWTGYDNNEPVTETEEIGYAKNVWATFMEKAHEDVPLGQFDTPAGVTGLPIDPESGDRATPYCDTSTIMYFEEGTEPAAYCTLHLPDGDEEEVKEQDRKKDEKGVIEKWFEYLF; from the coding sequence ATGAAAAAACTTTTTCGAATGAATAAAAAGTGGCTTTTTCTGGCTGTGCCTGCGAGCGGATTTTTATTGGTGACTTTGCTTCTGGCAGGAGTCTATTTTGTAAGTTTTCTGCTCGGTCCCCCAAAGCTCGTAAACGATCAAAACACAATCTATTACAGTATAAATGAAAAGGTTATTGGTGAGGAACAGGGCAGCGAGAACCGCTACTGGGTCGACCTGGAGGATATTTCACCACAAGTCATAGAGGCGACGCTGGCAATTGAAGACCAGCATTTTTATGACCATAACGGCTTTGATTTCAAACGAATTGCGGGTGCCGCCTTATCCGACCTGGCAAGTCTTTCCCTGAAGGAAGGGGCAAGTACCCTTACACAGCAATATGCGAGAAACTTGTACTTATCCCATGAAAAAACATGGACCCGTAAGCTTAAGGAAGCATTTTATACAGTAAGGCTTGAAATGTACTACTCAAAATCCGAAATCCTGGAGGGGTATTTAAATACGATTTATTACGGTCATGGTGCTTATGGAATCGAAGCGGCAAGCAGGTATTTTTTTAACAAGTCGGCAGATGAATTGTCACTGGCTGAGGCGTCAATGCTTGCTGCTGTTCCGAAAGGGCCGTCTTACTATTCCCCGCTCAATAATCGTGAGAATGCGGAAAATCGCCAGGAAAGGATTCTTCGATTAATGCATGACACCGGTAAAATAACCGAGCATGACATGTCGCTTGCAATCAAGGAAAATCTGGCATTCACTGAGCAGAAGGAACGGGTAAAAAAGGCAGTTGCCCCTTATTTTCAGGATACTGTGTTACGGGAAGCAGCGGAAATCCTGAAACTGGACACCGAGCTAGTCCGGTCTGGCGGGTACAAGATTCACACAACCCTTGATGTGCAGCTGCAAAATAAATTGGAGAAAACAGCTGAGAATGTCATCGACTCCGAAAGTAAGATTGATATTGGTGCAATGGCGATGAATCCGGACACTGGCGGCATCCGGGCGCTTGTCGGCGGACGGAATTATCAGAAGAGCCAGTTCAATCGGGCAACACAGGCCAAGCGAATGCCCGGATCAACATTTAAGGCATTCCTGTATTATGCGGCATTAAGGAATGGATACGATGCCAACACAATGATAACAAGTCAACCAACCACTTTTAAACTGGAGGACGGTAAGGTTTACAAGCCAAGCAACTTTAATGGCTATTATGCTGATAAACCAATAACTCTGGCTCAGGCGCTGGCACTGTCCGACAATATTTATGCCGTAAAAACGAATATATACATCGGTTCTGAAACACTTGTCGATACGGCCCGCAAATTCGGGTTTAATGGTCATTTACCCGCAGTACCTTCACTTGCATTAGGCACCGCGTCAGTCACGGTTGAAAATATGGTAACTGGGTATGGAATGCTTGCTAACGGCGGGCACGACATCGAGGGACACACGATTACAAAAATCGTTGATCGACGGGGAAATGTTGTTTATGAGCGGGATAAAGAAGAAGGCAAACAAGTACTGGATCCAAAAACGTCATTTATTTTAACACATCTTTTAACCGGGATGTTTGACAGGTCACTAGATGGTTATATGTCGGTGACCGGGTCAACGATTGCCAACCAGCTGAGCAGAACCTATGCAGGTAAATCCGGAACGACAAACACAGACAGCTGGATGATCGGGTACAGCCCATCACTTGTTACAGGGATCTGGACGGGGTATGACAACAATGAACCTGTTACAGAGACGGAAGAAATCGGTTATGCCAAGAATGTATGGGCAACGTTTATGGAGAAGGCACACGAAGATGTTCCGCTCGGGCAATTTGACACCCCGGCCGGTGTTACTGGACTGCCAATTGATCCGGAATCCGGAGACCGGGCTACACCTTATTGTGACACGAGTACTATTATGTATTTTGAAGAAGGAACAGAGCCGGCAGCGTATTGCACGCTGCATCTTCCTGATGGGGATGAGGAGGAAGTGAAGGAACAGGATCGTAAAAAGGATGAAAAGGGCGTTATTGAGAAGTGGTTTGAGTATCTTTTTTAA
- a CDS encoding heterodisulfide reductase-related iron-sulfur binding cluster translates to MNTFLLINLLAFIAVVIYGVYLFARVVATRVSYIKLGKKSEFDKDLKWRLRRIGKIVFGQSKLLKDKKSGTIHVMMFYGFLLVQFGAIDMFVKGLAPGNHLPFGPFYAGFTFFQELVTLMILVAVIWAFYRRYIEKIVRLKRGFKAGLVLIFIGTLMLSVLLGNGMAIVWHGEGMTWSEPVASLIAGAFSWLPATAAMVLFYVFWWVHTITILSFLVYVPQSKHAHLIAAPVNVFLSKRVPGKLKKIDFEIDEEENEDEISFGVGKVEDFEQRQMIDFYACVECGRCTDVCPASGTGKMLSPMDIMVKVRDHLTEKGAAVTGKSPWVPSYAFSNTKGNQLAGAGANEAAAGMESVSLIGDVITQEELAGCTTCRNCEDACPVNNEHVGTIIDMRRYLVMTEGKMDPDAQRAVMNIERQGNPWGLSKKDRIKWREQDEEVYIPTVKELKKEDKDFEYLFWVSSMGSFDNRSQKIALAFAKLMNQAGISFAILGNKEQNSGDTARRIGNEFLFQEIAEKNIKEFEKNNVTKIVTIDPHAYNIFKNEYPDFGFEAEVYHHTQMLYDLVMNGKLMPQREINQKLTYHDSCYLGRYNGVYDPPREILRSIPGLDLVEMDRSRENGMCCGAGGGLMWSEETTGNRINVARTEQAMETESTMISSACPFCLTMLSDGTKAKEVEEDISTMDVAEILALSVFVEDEQKTA, encoded by the coding sequence TTGAACACATTTTTACTTATTAATCTGCTGGCATTTATAGCAGTTGTCATCTATGGAGTATATTTGTTCGCTAGAGTAGTAGCTACACGTGTTTCATATATTAAACTCGGAAAAAAATCCGAATTTGATAAAGATCTTAAATGGCGTTTACGCCGGATCGGGAAAATTGTATTTGGCCAGTCCAAACTATTAAAAGATAAGAAATCAGGAACAATCCACGTCATGATGTTCTATGGTTTCCTGCTCGTACAATTCGGTGCGATTGACATGTTTGTTAAAGGGCTTGCACCAGGCAACCACTTGCCATTTGGCCCATTCTATGCCGGATTCACATTTTTCCAGGAACTCGTTACATTAATGATTTTAGTTGCAGTTATATGGGCATTTTATCGCCGATACATCGAAAAAATCGTTCGCTTGAAGCGCGGATTTAAAGCAGGACTTGTTCTGATTTTTATTGGAACATTAATGCTTTCCGTTCTGCTTGGAAACGGTATGGCAATTGTTTGGCATGGTGAGGGAATGACATGGTCTGAGCCGGTTGCCAGTTTAATAGCAGGTGCATTCAGCTGGCTTCCAGCAACAGCAGCAATGGTGTTATTTTACGTTTTCTGGTGGGTTCATACGATCACCATTCTATCATTCCTTGTTTATGTACCGCAGTCAAAACACGCACACTTGATTGCAGCGCCAGTCAACGTGTTTTTGAGTAAGCGTGTACCAGGGAAATTGAAAAAAATAGATTTTGAGATTGATGAAGAAGAAAATGAAGATGAAATTTCGTTTGGTGTTGGGAAAGTGGAAGACTTTGAACAGCGTCAAATGATCGACTTTTACGCCTGTGTGGAATGTGGGCGCTGTACCGATGTCTGCCCGGCATCAGGCACAGGTAAAATGCTGTCACCAATGGACATTATGGTTAAAGTTCGTGACCATTTAACTGAAAAAGGTGCAGCAGTTACAGGTAAATCACCTTGGGTACCTTCTTATGCGTTCTCCAACACAAAAGGAAACCAGCTTGCAGGTGCCGGTGCAAACGAAGCCGCTGCAGGGATGGAAAGTGTAAGTCTTATCGGTGATGTTATTACACAGGAAGAGCTGGCTGGATGTACGACATGCCGTAACTGTGAAGATGCATGTCCGGTAAACAACGAACATGTTGGAACAATTATTGATATGCGCCGTTACCTTGTGATGACAGAAGGTAAAATGGATCCGGATGCGCAGCGTGCAGTGATGAACATTGAGCGTCAGGGTAACCCGTGGGGACTTTCCAAAAAAGACCGCATTAAATGGCGTGAACAGGATGAAGAGGTATACATCCCTACAGTTAAAGAACTGAAAAAAGAAGATAAAGATTTCGAATATCTTTTCTGGGTAAGTTCAATGGGATCATTTGATAACCGCAGTCAAAAAATCGCACTTGCATTTGCCAAATTGATGAATCAGGCAGGCATCAGCTTTGCGATTTTAGGAAACAAGGAACAGAACTCCGGCGATACAGCACGCCGCATAGGGAATGAATTTTTATTCCAGGAAATTGCAGAGAAAAATATTAAAGAATTCGAGAAAAATAATGTGACGAAGATCGTTACCATCGATCCGCACGCATATAACATTTTCAAAAATGAATATCCGGATTTCGGTTTTGAAGCTGAAGTTTATCACCATACACAAATGCTGTATGACCTTGTGATGAACGGTAAGCTTATGCCGCAGAGGGAAATTAACCAGAAGCTCACTTATCACGATTCCTGTTACCTGGGAAGATATAATGGCGTATATGACCCGCCAAGAGAAATTTTGCGTTCTATTCCAGGCCTTGACCTGGTTGAAATGGACCGCAGCAGAGAAAATGGAATGTGCTGTGGTGCAGGCGGCGGCTTGATGTGGTCTGAAGAAACAACCGGAAACCGCATTAACGTTGCCCGTACAGAACAGGCAATGGAAACCGAATCGACGATGATTTCAAGTGCATGTCCATTCTGTCTGACTATGCTGAGCGACGGTACGAAAGCGAAGGAAGTTGAAGAAGACATCAGTACAATGGATGTTGCTGAAATTCTGGCATTATCGGTATTTGTTGAAGATGAACAGAAAACAGCATAG
- a CDS encoding DUF1934 domain-containing protein has product MNSGSKKVSVELQTIIDDGSQKEYNTVNETGELYQKNNIDVLTYEENVEEGNAIKNLITIYPDKVSIKRTGMVSMHQKFRVDRPTENVFQHPHGNIHMETFTNTIHYQELTGEHDGLLAIDYTVRLNGQDERKHQLQLSIKEEDLQ; this is encoded by the coding sequence ATGAATTCAGGTTCAAAAAAGGTATCAGTTGAACTCCAGACAATCATCGACGATGGCAGTCAAAAGGAGTACAACACGGTTAACGAAACAGGTGAACTTTATCAGAAAAACAATATCGATGTACTGACATACGAGGAAAATGTGGAGGAAGGGAACGCAATCAAAAACCTGATAACCATTTACCCGGATAAGGTCAGCATCAAGCGGACAGGAATGGTTAGTATGCACCAGAAATTCCGCGTTGACCGGCCGACAGAAAATGTATTTCAGCATCCGCATGGAAATATACATATGGAAACATTTACAAATACCATCCATTATCAGGAACTGACTGGTGAACACGATGGACTTTTAGCCATTGATTATACGGTCAGACTGAATGGGCAGGACGAGCGAAAACACCAATTACAATTATCAATAAAAGAGGAGGACCTCCAATGA
- a CDS encoding 3-hydroxybutyryl-CoA dehydrogenase, with product MAINKVMVIGAGQMGSGIAQVCAQAGFDVLLNDMNAEALDKGMKNIEKLLTRAVEKERISETNKANTLNRLTPSKDLQDAQSVDLVIEAIVENMEVKSNVFGELDQIAPKHAILATNTSSLPITEIAAKTTRPDQVIGMHYMNPVPVMKLVEIIRGLQTSDETYQAIEDMTHKLSKTPVEVNDAPGFAANRILMPMINEAIFALQEGVASVEDIDTVMKLGMNHPMGPLTLADFIGLDTCLYIMEVLHDGYGDSKYRPCPLLRKYVNAGWLGKKSGRGFYQY from the coding sequence ATGGCAATAAACAAAGTAATGGTAATCGGTGCAGGCCAGATGGGATCAGGAATCGCCCAGGTCTGTGCCCAGGCGGGGTTCGACGTTCTGTTAAACGACATGAACGCTGAAGCACTCGACAAAGGGATGAAAAATATCGAAAAACTGCTGACACGTGCTGTCGAAAAAGAACGTATCAGCGAAACAAATAAAGCAAATACGTTAAACAGATTAACGCCTTCCAAGGATCTGCAGGATGCGCAATCAGTTGATCTGGTAATTGAAGCAATTGTTGAAAATATGGAAGTGAAATCAAACGTATTCGGTGAGCTTGATCAGATTGCACCAAAGCACGCGATTCTTGCAACGAATACATCATCATTGCCTATTACGGAAATTGCTGCAAAAACAACACGTCCTGACCAGGTTATCGGAATGCATTATATGAATCCGGTACCGGTGATGAAGCTAGTTGAAATTATTCGCGGCCTGCAAACCAGTGACGAAACATACCAGGCAATTGAAGACATGACGCACAAATTGTCGAAAACACCAGTCGAAGTTAATGACGCACCCGGTTTCGCTGCCAACCGTATTCTGATGCCGATGATCAACGAGGCGATTTTTGCCTTGCAGGAAGGTGTAGCATCCGTAGAAGATATTGACACCGTTATGAAACTCGGCATGAATCATCCAATGGGACCACTGACACTAGCAGATTTTATCGGGTTGGATACATGCCTCTACATTATGGAAGTGCTGCATGATGGCTATGGCGACAGCAAATATCGTCCATGTCCATTGCTCCGTAAATATGTAAACGCAGGCTGGCTTGGCAAAAAATCAGGCAGAGGATTCTATCAATACTAA
- a CDS encoding acyl-CoA dehydrogenase: MNLYFSEEQEMMRKMVRDFAQKEVQPEIERMEQEDRFPKEIIRKMGELGLMGIPIAEEYGGSGMDYTSYIIAINELSKVSATLGVILSVHTSVGTNPILYFGNEDQKKHYLPKLATGEYLGAFAVTEPGAGSDVANLKTKAKKDGDNYILNGSKVFITNGGAADTFITFARTSDEEGAKGVSAFIIERNTPGFEIGKAEKKMGLHGSSTVQLNFDNCVVPKEQLLGNEGDGFKIAMANLNVGRIGIAAQALGIGEAALEHAANYAKEREQFGKPIAANQGISFKLADMATEVEAAKLLVYNVASLVERNIPCSKEASMAKMYASKTARKAAIEAVQVYGGYGYTEDYPVERLFRDAKVTEIYEGTNEIQHIVIAKNLLKK; encoded by the coding sequence GTGAACCTTTATTTTTCCGAAGAACAGGAAATGATGCGTAAAATGGTTCGGGATTTTGCCCAGAAAGAAGTACAGCCGGAAATTGAACGGATGGAGCAGGAAGACCGTTTTCCAAAAGAAATCATCCGGAAAATGGGTGAGCTTGGACTGATGGGGATTCCGATTGCTGAAGAGTATGGCGGAAGCGGTATGGACTACACGTCGTATATCATCGCAATAAATGAGCTTTCCAAAGTAAGCGCAACACTCGGAGTTATTTTATCCGTCCACACATCAGTCGGCACAAATCCTATTCTTTATTTTGGTAATGAAGATCAGAAAAAACATTACCTGCCGAAATTGGCAACAGGTGAGTACCTTGGCGCTTTTGCCGTGACAGAACCTGGAGCGGGCTCTGACGTTGCCAATTTAAAAACAAAAGCAAAAAAAGACGGCGACAACTATATTTTAAATGGCTCCAAGGTTTTTATAACAAATGGAGGCGCTGCTGATACATTTATTACGTTTGCCAGAACAAGTGATGAAGAAGGTGCAAAAGGTGTCAGTGCGTTTATAATTGAGCGAAATACACCAGGATTTGAGATTGGCAAGGCGGAAAAGAAAATGGGGCTTCATGGATCAAGCACGGTCCAGTTAAACTTTGACAATTGTGTCGTCCCGAAAGAGCAGCTCCTTGGCAATGAAGGTGACGGCTTCAAAATCGCGATGGCGAACCTGAACGTGGGGCGCATCGGCATCGCTGCTCAGGCACTTGGGATTGGTGAGGCAGCACTTGAGCATGCCGCCAATTACGCAAAAGAACGTGAGCAGTTCGGCAAGCCCATCGCCGCCAATCAGGGTATTTCATTTAAACTGGCTGACATGGCAACAGAGGTCGAGGCTGCGAAACTATTAGTCTACAATGTTGCATCGCTTGTTGAACGTAACATTCCGTGCAGCAAAGAAGCGTCCATGGCAAAAATGTATGCTTCAAAAACTGCCAGAAAAGCAGCCATCGAAGCTGTCCAGGTATATGGCGGATACGGCTATACCGAGGATTACCCGGTGGAGCGCTTATTCCGCGATGCCAAAGTAACCGAAATTTATGAAGGTACAAATGAAATTCAGCATATTGTTATCGCAAAAAATCTTTTAAAAAAATGA
- a CDS encoding acyl-CoA dehydrogenase yields the protein MNFQLTDEQEMLRKMVRDFAKKDVEPTAAERDEEERFDRGIFDKMAELGLTGIPWPEEYGGIGSDFVSYVIAVEELSRVCASTGVTLSAHLSLASWPIYKYGNEEQKKTFLYRLATGEALGAYALSEPGSGSDAAGMKTVAKKDGDDYILNGNKVWITNGGVADIYIVFAMTNPEAKHKGISAFIVEKDMDGFSTGKKEKKLGIRSSPTTELIFENCRVPKENLLGEEGDGFKIAMTTLDGGRNGIAAQALGIAQGALDAAVDYAKEREQFGKPIAANQGISFKLADMATEVEASRLLTYQAAWLESEGQPYGKASAMSKLFAGDAAMRTTTEAVQVFGGYGYTKDYPVERYMRDAKITQIYEGTNEIQRLVIGRMLTK from the coding sequence ATGAATTTTCAACTAACTGACGAGCAGGAAATGCTGCGCAAAATGGTACGTGACTTTGCAAAAAAAGACGTGGAACCGACTGCGGCGGAACGTGATGAGGAAGAACGGTTCGACCGGGGAATTTTTGATAAGATGGCCGAACTCGGGCTGACAGGAATTCCATGGCCGGAAGAATACGGTGGAATAGGATCTGATTTTGTAAGCTATGTAATTGCCGTTGAAGAATTGTCCCGTGTTTGTGCATCAACCGGGGTTACATTGTCAGCACACTTGTCATTGGCAAGCTGGCCAATTTACAAATATGGTAACGAAGAACAGAAGAAAACATTCCTGTACCGCCTGGCAACCGGTGAGGCATTGGGAGCATATGCCCTTTCTGAACCGGGCTCCGGAAGTGATGCAGCAGGTATGAAAACCGTCGCCAAAAAAGATGGTGATGATTACATTTTGAATGGCAATAAAGTCTGGATCACCAATGGCGGTGTGGCTGACATCTACATTGTTTTTGCCATGACCAATCCGGAAGCAAAACACAAGGGTATCAGTGCATTCATTGTTGAAAAAGATATGGACGGATTTTCAACTGGTAAAAAAGAAAAGAAACTCGGTATTCGTTCATCCCCTACAACCGAGCTTATTTTCGAAAACTGCCGAGTTCCAAAAGAAAACCTCCTTGGCGAAGAAGGAGATGGCTTTAAAATTGCCATGACAACACTTGATGGCGGGCGCAATGGAATCGCAGCACAGGCATTGGGAATCGCACAGGGTGCACTGGACGCTGCCGTTGATTATGCAAAAGAACGTGAACAGTTCGGCAAGCCAATCGCAGCAAACCAGGGGATTTCTTTCAAATTGGCAGATATGGCAACCGAAGTAGAAGCATCCCGTCTGTTAACCTATCAGGCTGCATGGCTTGAGTCAGAAGGCCAGCCGTACGGTAAAGCATCCGCCATGTCCAAATTATTTGCCGGAGATGCAGCAATGCGCACAACGACCGAAGCGGTGCAGGTATTCGGCGGCTATGGCTACACGAAAGATTACCCGGTAGAGCGTTACATGCGTGATGCAAAAATTACTCAAATCTATGAAGGAACAAACGAAATTCAGCGACTGGTTATTGGACGGATGCTGACGAAATAA